The genomic window cccttcacttgggctccacacggaatcacggggagcattttaggagggctcaagaaccaattctatttctctcttttttctagttctctctcttcctaaataattcaaggcaagtcaaatgaaaaaggacaagttcagcagcaaattcacactttttccctttgtctgctcaagaacaggctttaaaaccacttcttgctgccttcaacggttaagacttgcaaaacggtttcgcaagtttgataggtttatcataaaaaccacagaacgcaagctctgaatgacaggaaaaggtacacaggcaaatatctcagctgatggtggcttatttgcaaacacagaccttaacggagattgcacggagaatgtttcagtgggactcgaagggaaaaatattttctgagtaccctgtaaacaagaaaagctaggatatattacaggacatacccacgtgttctgcatattcaaataggattatcaataaaaacagttaagaaggaagaaaaccaaggtaattttactcagctatatttactgccgatttagagggaaaaaaaaaaaaaaaaaaaaaagtgaaccagaaacgcctacagtagaactttaaaccaaatgcttggataaaagcagctcatggaacatgaagtagaaaaaaagcgaaaccagtatcagacctgcctattttcttaccattgcacaagaaaatccgacaagcggtagaaagtcactgcctaaaaccgatcctaggatgtaaccgagaacaatggaggcatttgctaatctaaacggaaaccttttccggaccctagtgtcaaatcacacgttttgtctctcagcagctcgaggctggagagcatttcccctgggggtcgggagggtaggggcacaaggggctgagtttgccgatcgcacctgtgccatcagaaggatcctgcccggcgctccttgcgctcgccattctccgggccatcgctgtgttttactgctcagcgatgccgctccatccGTTTGCGTGGAAGaaagagccacgagcactgaggcactcagcagccgtgtcatgccagcgatgtcgagcgctctctgctcgcaaggctgagcccgccgcggagccgcctccgcagccgctcgtccgcccccgcccgcagcagcggcagcggcccgagggagacgctgcagctcggcggctgccgcgcctccgccagcccgagggcagccgccgcacagtgaccgcggcagcgcccggcgccgctcgcccggggcggctcctgcagctcccggcccgcggcagcaaagcaccgcctggcgctccgccatcggcgggcggcagcgcgccccgcccgagctgagcccccgccaccgggaccgctgagcgaggccgaggcgccgggcggacgccccttccgcgccgctcggctccgtgcgggcggccggacggaggcttcgcccctccagcgtcgctgccgcggctccgtcccgcgcggcacaggcgccgggagctccccgcgcccagcccgctcccccggcgcgcggccgcctcggcccgCCAGCCACTCCTAcggcgcgtcggccgttgcgtcagacgccgcgctttacggccgcagggcctgccgggagttgtagtctcggactgacagccaccgctccgttctccgccaccgggagctgcgctcccgccaggggatcaaacggctccttcgctcctgggcgcggaagcaccttaggcagcaccgcccctcccgaatgtcctttcttttccactccaactctttttttcactctgtttttcacccccttttccactttggctctttctttttcactctcacccttttcctttttcattttttttcttcctttctcttcctcctttttttttttcttcctttcctgtttccttttctttctttcgctctttctttctgtctttctctatttctttctttctctcgctctcttcctctctctctctttctttctttctgtctgtctttctctatttctttctctctctctttctttctttctctctgtctctctttctctctgtctctctttctttctctctatctctctctgtctctctctctgtctctctctctgtctctctctttgtctctctttctttctctctctctttctttctctctgtctctctttctgtctctctttgtctctctgtctctctttctgtctctctttccgtctgtctctctttctttctttctctctctctttctttctttctctctgtctctctttctgtctctctctctctgtctctctttctttctctctctctttctttctctctgtctctctttctgtctttctttctttctttctttctttctttctttctttctttctttctttctttctctctttctctctttctctctttctctctctctttctttctttctttctctctgtctctctttctgtctctgtctgtctctctttctgtctctctctctctttctttctttctctccgtctctctttctgtctctctctctgtctctctctctgtctctctctctctttctttctttctctctgtctctctttctgtctctctctctgtctctttctttctttctcttgctctcttcctgtctctctctttctttctttctttctgtctttctctatttctttctctctctctttctttctttctttctttctctctctctttctttctttctttctttctttctctctctctctctctttctttctttctttctttctttctttctttctttctttctttctttctttctttctttctttctttctttctctatttctttctctatttctttctctctctctttctcttcctgtctctctctctctttctttctttctctctctatttctttctctatttctttctctatttctttctcttgctctctttctgtctctctttatttctttctctctctctttctttctttcttcctttcctttttccttttctttctgtctctctttctttctttctgtctctctttctctctttctttctctctctctctctctttctttcgctctctttctgtctctctctttctttctgtctctctttctttctgtctctgtctctctgtctctctctctttctttaattctttctctctttctttcgctGTATTTCTAATCTTGGCTTTCCATTCTagctttagaataaaaaaaagcagcagtagaaacgttCAGGCGACtggggagtgcaaaaaaccccaaaacggcaatgattttaggaaaactatttcctccatgggagcctgaaattttctacagctgcaggtaacatagagcttttatttcttcttctatatAGATTATACTTTATACTCTATTTATACatcgccccctgccgtctgctttggcgcactgcaggcacagcgccccctgccgtctgctttgtcgcactgcaggcagagcgccccctgccgtctgctttgtcgcactgcaggcagagcgccccctgccgttTGCTTTGGCGCACtacaggcacagcgccccctgccgtctgcatgggcgcactgcaggcagagtgccgcctAATGACGTCAGCCcgtcgacacggcgccccgACCAGGACACGCCCACTCGGGCGGCCGTTGCCATCTTGTACGGCACCCCGTGTCGGCCAGGGCGCCGCCAGCCTGTACGGCACAATTTTAcggcagtcgcgctttacggcaccttttgcgacagtcgcgctttacggcaccttttgcgacagccgcgctttgcggcagttttacgacagtcgcgctttgcggcaccttttgcgacagtcgcgctttgcggcagttttacgacagtcgcgctttacggcagcttttgcgacagtcgcgctttacggcaccttttgcgacagccgcgctttgcggcaccttttgcgacagtcgcgctttacggcaccttttgcgacagtcgcgcgttacggcaccttttgcgacagccgcgctttgcggcagttttacgacagtcgcgctttgcggcaccttttgcgacagtcgcgctttacggcaccttttgcgacagccgcgctttacggctgttttacgacagtcgctctttacggcaccttttgcgacagtcgcgctttacggcaccttttgcgacagccgcgctttacggctgttttacgacagtcgctctttacggcaccttttgcgacagtcgcgctttacggcaccttttgcgacagtcgggATTTACGGctgttttacgacagtcgcgctttacggcatcttttgcgacagtcgcgctttacggctgttttacgacagtcgctctttacggcaccttttgcgacagtcgcgctttacgtcaccttttgcgacagtcgcgctttatgGCATTAccctttatggaacttttatggtactttacagcactttacggtttttattttgtttttaatctatttttatttttttttaatttttttttttacttaatgtttatttttaatttttcaagcttttatttttctaattctattttttatttacttattatttttcatttttctatttctaaagctttttttttttaattttattttttatttaattttaattttttctatttctaaagcttgtttttttaatttaattctttaaaagtttttctatttttagggctttaattttattttttaattttatttttcaatttttaaaaca from Agelaius phoeniceus isolate bAgePho1 chromosome W, bAgePho1.hap1, whole genome shotgun sequence includes these protein-coding regions:
- the LOC143696571 gene encoding uncharacterized protein LOC143696571, producing the protein MASASERGRSVRPEEPGLLRRRAIHSEYAKPPSPASRCSGYPEEPRPRGYRFPQNLPTDVKERSQKMCGSTFFSVSSKGHSECVSGKSVAAPGGGERSGGCQSETTTPGRPCGRKARRLTQRPTRRRSGWRAEAAARRGSGLGAGSSRRLCRAGRSRGSDAGGAKPPSGRPHGAERRGRGVRPAPRPRSAVPVAGAQLGRGALPPADGGAPGGALLPRAGSCRSRPGRAAPGAAAVTVRRLPSGWRRRGSRRAAASPSGRCRCCGRGRTSGCGGGSAAGSALRAESARHRWHDTAAECLSARGSFFHANGWSGIAEQ